Within Terriglobia bacterium, the genomic segment CGGCGCAGGCCTATCAGCAAGCGCTCGATAATCAGCCGGTCCTGATCGGAACAGCGTTGCTGGCCGTTTATATCGTGCTGGGAATGCTGTATGAAAGCCTGATCCATCCTCTGACCATCATCTCGACGCTGCCGTCCGCGGGCGTGGGAGCGCTGATGGCGATGGTGCTGTTCAAGAGCAATCTCGACCTGATCGGGATGATCGGAATCATCCTGCTGATCGGCATCGTGAAGAAGAACGCCATCATGATGATCGATTTCGCCCTCGCGGCGGAACGCAACGAAGGAATGAACTCGAGGGATGCGATTTATCAGGCTTGCCTGCTGCGCTTCCGTCCTATCATGATGACGACGATGTGCGCCCTTCTCGGCGGTATGCCGATGGCGCTGGGTCTGGGCGCCGGAGCAGAGCTCCGGAGGCCTCTCGGAATTGCTATCGTTGGCGGCCTTGTGGTCAGTCAGATGTTGACGTTATTCACAACTCCCGTGATTTATCTTTACTTCGACCGGATCAGTACGCGCTTCCGCCGCCGGCGGCAGGCAAGTTTTGCGCACCGTCCCGGTCTGCTTATTCCCGGCGGTGTTGCGGGATCTGGAGATTAATGGTTCGTTATTCGAAAATCGTACTTTTTCTCTTTGTTCTGTGTGCAGGTTGCTCGATTCATCCGAAATACCAGCGGCCGGTAACGCAGACGCCGGCCAACCTGAAAGGAATGGTCGACAACGGGCAGTGGAAGATGGCTGCCCCCAGCGACGCGCTGCTGAAAGGCAAATGGTGGGAGATCTTCGGTGATCCTCAGCTCAACCGGCTGGAAGAAATGGTCGCGGTCAACAACCAGAATGTAAAGCAGGCGGAAGCGGAATTCCGGCAGGCTCGGGCGCTGATTGCGGGTGCGCGCGCCAATTACTACCCCTCCATCGGAACGACACCGGCGATCTCACAGAGTTATGTCAATAGAAACTCCAATCAGACGTTCTCGATCCCCGCAAATTCAAGCTGGGAACCCGATCTCTGGGGCCGCGTCCGTCTGGCGGTGGAAAGCACGGTGAGCAACGCGCAAGTCAGCGCAGCCGACCTTGAAAATCTCCGGCTGAGCCAGCAGGCACTGCTTGCGGCGGACTACTTTGCGCTCGCCGGACAGGATATGCAGATCAACGTGTTGGCCAATACGATCGCTGCCTACCAGCAGAATCTGCAGCTCACGATCAACCGGTACAACGGCGGCGTGGCGTCGAGGTCCGATATTACGCTGGCGCAGACACAGCTTTTCGGCGCACAGGCCCAGAGCACCGAGATGCATATTGCGCGAGCGCAGGCCGAGCATGCTATCGCCGTGCTGAGCGGCCAGGAACCGTCCTCGTTCGAGATCGGCCCCACCACGATCAGCGGCCCGCCTCCGCCGATTCCGATCGGCATTCCGTCGCAGCTTCTCGAACGGCGCCCCGACATCGCTGCCAACGAGCGGCTGGTCTCCGAAGCCAACATCCAGGTCGGTATTGCGCAAACCGCCTATTATCCGACCTTGAATCTTTCCGCGAATCCGGGCCTTATTTCGTCCGACCTGGCCTCGCTGTTCACCTGGGCCAGCCGGAGCTGGTCCGGAACCGCGTCGATGTCCGAAACACTCTTTGATTTCGGCCGCCGCGGCGCCACGGTAGAAAACTCGCGGGCTGCGTACGACGCGACCGTCGCCGCTTACCGGCAGAATGTCCTTGCTGCCTTCCAGGAAGTGGAGGACGATCTTGCCAGTC encodes:
- a CDS encoding efflux RND transporter permease subunit yields the protein GPDFNSLAVWGPKVLDRLSKLPEIADVSSDQQNSGLSSNVVIDRDTASRLGLTAQAVDSALYDAFGQRQVSVMYKSINQYHVILALQQQWWQSPNFLNTIYVQTPKGTDVPLSTFTHFTQGITPIQLPHQGQFPATTYSFNLSDNVALSDAVEAINRAELDMGLPANITGKFAGTAQAYQQALDNQPVLIGTALLAVYIVLGMLYESLIHPLTIISTLPSAGVGALMAMVLFKSNLDLIGMIGIILLIGIVKKNAIMMIDFALAAERNEGMNSRDAIYQACLLRFRPIMMTTMCALLGGMPMALGLGAGAELRRPLGIAIVGGLVVSQMLTLFTTPVIYLYFDRISTRFRRRRQASFAHRPGLLIPGGVAGSGD
- a CDS encoding efflux transporter outer membrane subunit, which produces MVRYSKIVLFLFVLCAGCSIHPKYQRPVTQTPANLKGMVDNGQWKMAAPSDALLKGKWWEIFGDPQLNRLEEMVAVNNQNVKQAEAEFRQARALIAGARANYYPSIGTTPAISQSYVNRNSNQTFSIPANSSWEPDLWGRVRLAVESTVSNAQVSAADLENLRLSQQALLAADYFALAGQDMQINVLANTIAAYQQNLQLTINRYNGGVASRSDITLAQTQLFGAQAQSTEMHIARAQAEHAIAVLSGQEPSSFEIGPTTISGPPPPIPIGIPSQLLERRPDIAANERLVSEANIQVGIAQTAYYPTLNLSANPGLISSDLASLFTWASRSWSGTASMSETLFDFGRRGATVENSRAAYDATVAAYRQNVLAAFQEVEDDLASLRYLAEEAGQNQEAVTASQEALNLEMDRYKAGTDSYLNVITTQIIALNDQQSAISILQRRMAAAVDLVKSVGGGWDASTLPSADSLRATSMGNPKNTQNVARSASSK